In Mercenaria mercenaria strain notata chromosome 13, MADL_Memer_1, whole genome shotgun sequence, a single window of DNA contains:
- the LOC123529569 gene encoding cocaine esterase-like, producing MMREKIVNLNFLTLYFTSIIILINATESPIVNTTNGPVHGLVKQYHNEDVLQFKRIPYAEPPIGKLRFKKPLRYKKREKVLNATELGPSCIQNFFGNDALFLESLNISEDCLHLNIYVPRGINKTAPKAVMVWIHGGGFTAGQGTLIDGSYLALQGDVIVVTINYRLGLLGFLSTEDANAPGNYGIWDQKLAIEWVHDNAAKFGGDQNRITIFGESAGGYSVGLQTIISSNRGYFHRVISQSGTVYSPRALASDSRRVANEAGNLLNCSTNTTGQLVECLRKKPATEILRVQDNAINGWDQTETFLSRLGPVIDGDLIVGDPIDLLKNTKLESYKFFQSLDIMAGTNNAEGGLMYWRMMKYQSPYSFNISEGIPKEALCEVIAPAVHESYFSSYDKSDEISGAICDQYTVSSNSLAEQGRSAVNVYADLQFIIPTIKTLSSHAANNKLNRSTYQYIFTHQPSYPWIQSRPPWLHGANHAGELPFVFGLEAMYPDTHEKPSAEMGLSKQIMTYWSNFAKSGNPNIGSTEEDTEHEQKWPYFDDVDMAFMNLTEQLHTGSKLFEDRVKFWTETVPEMLRNDVVNTSPKDTNAAQRMNCSVFLIFLVYYFEEVFLKFSISDTFA from the exons ATGATGAGGGAGAAAAT AGTGAATCTTAACTTCCTAACACTATATTTTACATCCATCATAATTTTGATCAACGCGACAGAATCACCAATTGTCAATACCACCAATGGTCCAGTTCACGGGCTTGTGAAACAGTACCACAACGAAGATGTGCTCCAGTTTAAAAGAATTCCATATGCGGAGCCACCTATTGGAAAATTAAGGTTCAAAAAGCCTTTACGGTATAAAAAACGGGAAAAGGTTCTGAATGCAACCGAATTAGGTCCCTCATGTATTCAGAATTTTTTTGGAAATGATGCATTGTTCTTAGAAAGTTTGAACATATCGGAGGACTGTTTACATCTGAATATCTACGTGCCTCGTGGTATAAATAAAACTGCACCTAAAGCTGTAATGGTTTGGATACATGGTGGCGGGTTCACAGCTGGTCAGGGAACACTTATCGATGGATCATACCTTGCTCTTCAAGGCGATGTGATCGTAGTAACTATCAACTATAGACTCGGTCTGTTAGGCTTTTTGTCGACCGAAGATGCTAATGCTCCCGGGAACTATGGAATCTGGGACCAGAAACTAGCCATTGAATGGGTGCACGATAATGCTGCAAAGTTTGGAGGTGATCAAAATAGAATTACTATATTTGGTGAATCTGCTGGTGGCTACAGCGTTGGTTTGCAGACGATAATTTCATCAAACAGGGGATATTTTCATCGTGTTATATCACAAAGTGGGACGGTTTATAGTCCCAGAGCACTGGCTAGTGATTCAAGACGTGTTGCTAATGAAGCTGGTAATCTTTTGAATTGCTCAACAAACACTACTGGTCAGCTGGTTGAATGCTTGAGAAAGAAACCTGCGACAGAAATATTGCGAGTGCAAGACAATGCCATCAACGGCTGGGACCAAACAGAAACGTTCTTATCAAGGCTCGGTCCTGTCATTGACGGGGACCTTATTGTTGGTGATCCTATCGACCTTCTCAAGAACACTAAGTTAGAATCCTACAAATTCTTCCAAAGTTTGGATATAATGGCTGGCACAAATAATGCAGAAGGCGGTCTGATGTATTGGAGAATGATGAAATATCAGAGTCCATATAGCTTCAACATCTCTGAAGGAATACCGAAAGAAGCCCTTTGTGAGGTTATAGCACCAGCAGTACATGAAAGCTACTTCAGCAGCTATGATAAAAGCGATGAAATATCCGGAGCTATTTGTGATCAGTATACCGTCTCAAGTAATTCTCTAGCTGAACAAGGTCGAAGCGCTGTAAATGTTTATGCCGATTTACAGTTTATCATTCCAACCATTAAAACTTTATCTTCCCATGCTGCCAATAACAAGCTAAATCGAAGCACGTATCAATATATTTTTACCCACCAACCATCGTATCCATGGATTCAGTCCCGTCCACCATGGTTGCACGGCGCGAATCATGCTGGGGAACTTCCTTTTGTTTTCGGATTGGAAGCAATGTATCCAGACACACACGAAAAACCGTCCGCTGAAATGGGATTGTCAAAACAAATTATGACGTACTGGAGCAATTTTGCAAAATCAgg AAATCCCAATATTGGTTCTACAGAAGAAGACACCGAACATGAACAAAAATGGCCTTATTTCGATGATGTGGACATGGCTTTTATGAACTTAACAGAACAACTACACACTGGATCTAAGTTATTTGAAGACAGAGTTAAATTTTGGACTGAAACTGTACCAGAGATGTTAAGAAATGATGTTGTTAATACATCGCCAAAAGACACGAATGCAGCGCAGAGGATGAATTGCTctgtatttttgatatttctggtATATTATTTTGAAGAGGTATTTTTGAAATTCAGTATTTCTGATACATTTGCATAG